A single genomic interval of Antechinus flavipes isolate AdamAnt ecotype Samford, QLD, Australia chromosome 1, AdamAnt_v2, whole genome shotgun sequence harbors:
- the MC5R gene encoding melanocortin receptor 5, producing MNSSFFLHTLDVNLSSLRGNMSGPMIKSKSSPCEQVGIAVEVFLTLGIISLLENILVIGAIVKNKNLHSPMYFFVCNLAVADMLVSVSNAWETITIYLINNKHLVMEDAFVRHIDNVFDSMICISVVASMCSLLAIAVDRYVTIFYALRYHNIMTVKRSGLIIACIWAFCTGCGIIFILYYESTYVIICLITMFFTMLFLMVSLYIHMFLLARTHVKQIAALSGYSSVRQRVSMKGAITLTMLLGVFIVCWAPFFLHLILMISCPQNLYCICFMSHFNMYLILIMCNSVIDPLIYAFRSQEMRKTFKEIICCYGLRMTCGFPIKY from the coding sequence AtgaactcttctttttttctgcacACGTTGGATGTCAACTTGAGCTCATTGAGGGGCAATATGTCTGGACCCATGATCAAGAGCAAATCTTCACCCTGTGAGCAAGTGGGTATAGCTGTTGAGGTGTTCCTGACTCTTGGTATCATCAGCCTCTTGGAGAATATTTTAGTCATCGGGGCCATAGTTAAGAACAAGAACTTGCACTCACCCATGTATTTCTTTGTATGCAATTTGGCTGTTGCAGACATGCTAGTGAGTGTGTCCAATGCTTGGGAGACCATCACAATATACTTAATAAACAATAAGCATCTGGTGATGGAAGATGCTTTTGTGCGCCACATAGACAATGTGTTTGATTCAATGATCTGCATCTCTGTGGTGGCCTCCATGTGCAGTCTGTTGGCCATTGCAGTGGACAGGTATGTCACCATTTTCTATGCCCTGCGCTACCACAACATCATGACGGTGAAGCGATCGGGGCTCATCATTGCATGCATCTGGGCCTTTTGTACCGGCTGTGGGATCATCTTCATTCTGTACTATGAGTCTACTTATGTCATCATTTGTCTCATTACCATGTTTTTCACCATGCTGTTTCTTATGGTGTCTCTGTATATTCACATGTTTCTCCTGGCTAGGACTCATGTGAAACAGATTGCAGCCCTGTCTGGCTATAGTTCAGTCCGGCAGAGGGTCAGCATGAAGGGGGCCATCACCCTGACAATGTTACTCGGAGTTTTCATTGTTTGCTGGGCTCCGTTTTTCCTCCACCTCATCCTAATGATTTCTTGCCCCCAGAACCTTTACTGTATTTGCTTCATGTCCCATTTCAACATGTACCTCATCCTCATTATGTGTAACTCTGTGATTGACCCTCTGATCTATGCCTTCCGCAGTCAGGAGATGAGAAAGACCTTCAAAGAGATTATTTGTTGCTATGGACTGAGAATGACCTGTGGGTTCCCTATcaagtattaa